From Bacillus sp. FSL K6-3431, the proteins below share one genomic window:
- a CDS encoding YdcF family protein, translated as MRKVSASCFVFIIVMSVSLWILTGKWMSDGKLPKANGKNKFAVILGAKVNGETPSLSLQFRLDAALKYAKEYPNIKLILSGGQGPGENITEAEAMKRYLIENGISEDRLLLEEHSTSTYENILFSKKLLPASINTITIITSDFHLSRARILASTLGLQSDAISAKTPRAVEFKLTTRERLALLKTSVFGK; from the coding sequence ATGAGGAAAGTATCGGCAAGTTGTTTCGTATTTATCATCGTTATGAGTGTTTCCTTATGGATTCTAACCGGAAAATGGATGAGTGATGGCAAGCTACCAAAAGCAAATGGGAAAAATAAATTTGCAGTTATTCTTGGCGCAAAAGTAAACGGGGAAACTCCTTCTCTTTCTTTACAATTTCGGCTTGATGCTGCATTAAAGTATGCGAAAGAATATCCTAATATAAAGTTAATTTTATCAGGAGGTCAAGGCCCTGGGGAAAATATCACCGAGGCTGAAGCAATGAAAAGGTATTTAATCGAAAACGGCATATCAGAAGATCGATTGCTTCTAGAAGAACATTCTACCTCTACATATGAAAATATTCTCTTTTCAAAAAAGCTATTACCAGCTTCGATTAATACCATCACAATTATTACTAGTGATTTCCACTTATCAAGAGCTAGAATACTTGCCAGTACTCTTGGTCTGCAATCAGATGCAATCTCCGCAAAAACTCCGAGGGCAGTTGAGTTTAAATTAACCACTAGGGAGCGACTCGCTTTACTGAAAACATCCGTTTTCGGAAAATAA
- a CDS encoding LytTR family transcriptional regulator DNA-binding domain-containing protein yields the protein MLTIMQLEKRTQNNILFPPIDLEIKKGETIAIHCNAELGNKLIHIIIGDVPSSGGDIHLQKTALDKQTFFLHIGLSLQADALYERLSPHAYLHFFKKLYEVQVDVDEILDRIGLTDKKMIRSEKLTYSEKKRLHLGRTILHNPEFIMMEDPAQNLDMESTIILHRLIASLEEQGKAILITTGNLENAVSFTNHVYRLDNSGLKKLELADEDEETVIEEGDKNTNKLVQEETELETSMQIRFDKIPAKVEDKLILFDPTEIDFIESNSGVTNLHVKGETFPCTLTLNSLHNRLQPFGFFRCHRSYIVNLQKVREVITWTRNSYSLILDDQKKSSIPLSKGKLDELKNIIGI from the coding sequence ATGTTAACGATCATGCAACTAGAAAAAAGAACACAAAATAATATATTGTTTCCACCTATTGATTTAGAAATAAAAAAAGGTGAAACCATTGCGATTCATTGCAACGCCGAATTAGGTAATAAACTGATTCACATCATTATTGGAGATGTTCCTTCATCCGGCGGTGACATTCACCTTCAAAAAACAGCGCTGGATAAGCAGACTTTTTTTCTTCATATTGGTCTTTCCTTGCAAGCGGATGCTTTATATGAACGTTTGAGTCCTCATGCATACTTACATTTTTTCAAAAAATTATATGAGGTCCAGGTGGATGTAGACGAAATACTTGATAGGATTGGATTAACTGATAAGAAAATGATTCGCTCTGAAAAGCTAACATATTCTGAAAAAAAGCGGCTTCATCTCGGACGTACGATTTTACATAACCCTGAATTCATCATGATGGAAGATCCCGCCCAAAACCTTGATATGGAAAGTACAATTATTTTACATAGATTGATTGCTAGCTTAGAAGAACAAGGAAAAGCAATTTTGATCACTACAGGTAATTTAGAAAATGCCGTTTCTTTTACAAATCATGTTTATCGTTTAGATAATTCAGGATTAAAAAAGCTGGAATTAGCTGACGAAGATGAGGAGACGGTTATTGAAGAAGGCGACAAAAATACAAATAAACTTGTCCAGGAAGAGACGGAACTGGAAACGAGTATGCAAATTCGTTTCGATAAAATCCCAGCAAAAGTAGAGGATAAATTAATTTTATTTGACCCTACTGAAATTGACTTTATTGAAAGTAATAGCGGCGTTACAAATTTGCATGTAAAAGGCGAAACATTTCCTTGCACACTTACATTAAATTCGCTACATAATCGATTACAACCATTCGGATTTTTTCGCTGCCATCGTTCATACATTGTCAATTTACAAAAAGTTCGAGAAGTTATTACGTGGACTCGGAATAGCTACAGTCTAATTCTCGATGACCAGAAGAAAAGTTCCATCCCATTATCGAAAGGAAAGCTGGACGAATTAAAAAACATTATTGGCATTTAG
- a CDS encoding ABC transporter ATP-binding protein, with protein sequence MENIIEVNQLVKSFSNKTALKNVSFDVKKGEIFGFLGPSGSGKTTTIKILTSQLLHTAGHVNMFGGPLSKKKTPSIMQRIGILTDNSGLYDRLTVYDNLLLYCNLYRITEQRISKVLEQVNLASKAKTVVKELSKGMKQRVTLARAIIHKPDLLFLDEPTSALDPVNSKHIHEGLRQLNKEGTTIFLTTHDMVEAEALCDRVAFLHNGEIQALDTPQNLRLHYADSAITVLLKDRRTVSIDNNEAGAEKIYQFIKNGDLLSIHSNEPTLGDIFVKLTGRVLL encoded by the coding sequence ATGGAAAATATTATTGAAGTAAACCAATTGGTGAAATCTTTTAGCAATAAAACAGCATTAAAAAATGTTTCATTTGATGTGAAAAAAGGAGAAATTTTTGGATTTCTTGGACCAAGTGGTTCAGGGAAAACTACTACAATTAAGATTCTAACCTCCCAATTATTACATACGGCAGGCCATGTAAATATGTTCGGTGGACCCCTGTCAAAAAAGAAAACTCCTTCTATTATGCAAAGAATCGGTATCCTAACAGATAATAGTGGATTATATGACAGACTAACGGTATATGACAATCTTTTACTCTATTGCAACCTATACAGAATAACCGAGCAAAGAATTAGCAAAGTGTTGGAACAAGTTAATTTGGCGAGCAAAGCTAAAACTGTCGTCAAAGAACTTTCAAAAGGAATGAAGCAACGTGTCACTCTAGCTCGGGCAATAATCCATAAACCAGATCTACTCTTTTTAGACGAACCAACTTCTGCCCTTGATCCTGTCAATTCTAAACATATACACGAAGGCTTGCGTCAATTAAATAAAGAAGGAACAACTATCTTTCTAACAACGCATGACATGGTTGAAGCAGAAGCCCTATGTGATCGAGTTGCCTTTTTACATAACGGCGAAATCCAGGCGCTCGACACACCGCAAAACTTACGGTTACATTATGCCGATTCAGCAATTACCGTATTATTAAAGGACCGACGGACTGTTTCTATTGATAATAATGAAGCAGGAGCGGAAAAAATCTATCAATTTATTAAAAACGGTGACTTGCTTTCTATCCATTCCAACGAGCCGACATTAGGGGATATTTTCGTGAAATTGACTGGGAGGGTTTTACTATGA
- a CDS encoding ABC transporter permease gives MTFSLKRMNAIFQKDWKDLYKNSYILFTLAMPLAFAALLGRIGEGSSTLNSMPITLALVIAGVFVQAAMIAEEKEKNTLRGLLLSPASTIEIFVGKSALSAIMTVLVIIGSIILSDYEVVNMPLFAFVIIINIVFYISVGTILGLLSRTVMETSIIGMPVMTVFGLVPMFASMIENKTLVRMIDFLPSERFDAIWIALVTGKSFGEVGVHVLILAIWAIIALIATFIIYRKQQFDK, from the coding sequence ATGACATTTTCATTAAAAAGAATGAACGCTATTTTTCAAAAAGATTGGAAAGACCTCTATAAGAATTCATATATTTTATTTACTTTAGCGATGCCATTAGCCTTCGCTGCTTTACTAGGGAGAATAGGTGAAGGTAGTTCCACCTTAAACTCGATGCCAATCACACTCGCGCTTGTCATTGCTGGTGTATTCGTACAAGCGGCAATGATCGCTGAGGAAAAGGAAAAGAATACATTAAGAGGTTTACTACTATCTCCTGCAAGTACAATCGAAATTTTTGTTGGTAAAAGCGCTTTGTCTGCAATCATGACCGTACTCGTGATTATTGGTTCCATTATTCTTAGCGATTATGAGGTAGTAAATATGCCATTATTCGCATTTGTTATTATAATCAATATTGTTTTCTATATATCTGTCGGAACAATCCTTGGGTTACTCTCTCGTACAGTAATGGAAACAAGTATTATCGGCATGCCTGTTATGACTGTGTTTGGATTAGTTCCTATGTTTGCCTCTATGATTGAAAATAAAACTCTCGTAAGAATGATCGACTTTCTTCCAAGTGAGCGCTTCGATGCTATCTGGATCGCCCTTGTTACTGGAAAAAGCTTTGGAGAGGTCGGTGTTCATGTTCTCATTCTTGCTATATGGGCTATCATTGCACTGATTGCCACATTCATTATTTATAGAAAGCAGCAATTTGATAAATAA